From the Polynucleobacter acidiphobus genome, the window CACGCTGGGGTTATTTTGGGAATCATGCCATTGGCTACGGTCGTTGCAGGAGTGTTGCTCTTTCAAGAGCGCCCGTCCTTGGGCTTTTGGGCGAGCGCTTTAACAGGCTGCTTCTTAGTTTGCACCTACGCATATTTAAATAGTGAAGGGGGGTTTCGGTATACCGATCTCTTATTATTAATTGCTTGTGCAGCCAATGGAATTGCCTATGCAATTGGCGGCAACTTGTCGCGTACGATGAATGCCAAACAAGTGATCTCATGGACCTTAGTTCTCTCATTGCCGATCAACTTGATTGGAAGTGTCTTCACGTTTCAAGAGTCTTACTTAGTAGCGAGTGCCAGTATCTGGATTAGCTTTTTATACCTCGGGATCTTTTCAATGTTTATTGGATTCTTCTTTTGGTATGGCGGTATGGCGATTGGCGGAATCTCACGCGTGAGTCAGGTTCAATTATTGCAACCCTTTTGTACCTTACTAGCCTCTGCTATTTTGGTCTCCGAGCCCATTACATGGATGAACATCCTATTTGCCGGTCTGGTGATTACAACAGTCATGATTGGGCGCAAGATGTTGGTGCGTCGGGGACCGGCTGTCTAATTGGATTGACGGATAAATGGATTCAGATTATGAAATTAACCGCAGAATCAAGCCAGTAAAGGGTCTGATGGCGGTCAAGATCCCAAAAAAATGCGGGATTATCCCTAGAGTAATCCCCTTGTGTTCATGGAATCTGTGTTGCAAACTCTAATCGTTATCAGTTGCAAATCACTCGGTAATTGGTAATAAAGATTTAGGAGACTTCTATTTTGGGCTGCTGATGCAGTCCATTTTTGTAAAGTTTATTAATTGTTTGTTTAAAGGAAAAATATGAATAAAGCTGAACTCGTAGAAAAAATTGCTGATGATGCTGAACTTTCAAAAGCTAGTGCAGAGCGCGCTCTAAACTCCGCAATTGAAAATATTATCAAAGCAGTAACGAAAGGTGACTCTGTTCAGTTAGTTGGTTTTGGAACCTTTAGCCAAGGTAAGCGCTCAGCACGTACTGGCCGCAATCCAAAGACTGGTGAAGCAATTAAGATTGCTGCATCAAAGACCGCAAAGTTCTCTGCTGGTAAGGCGTTCAAAGACGCTGTCAACAAGCGCAAGTAATACCAATTCGGTATTTCCAAAAAGCCGCCCACGAGGCGGTTTTTTGTTGCCACGCATCATTTTTAAACGCCTAAATACTCAGCGTTACCTATTTAATGGGCTAGAATCCAAACATGCTTGAGTTCATTCGCAAAAAATTGGTTCATACCTTTGTGATTGCCTCCATTATTTTTGGATGCTCAGTTCAGGCCGCCACCCCGTCTTTTAAAGAAGATTTAGACGATTTTGAAGAGATGCACTATGTGCATCAGGAGGGCTTATCTGTATTACAAGCTGAGCCCCTGGTTATTTTGTGGCAAAACGAAGATTTAGCGCAGGCGCTCATTTGCTCGTGTGGTGCAACCGATGACCTTGAGCAATATTCGCCGGTGATTTCTCACAGTCATTTTGTTCTTACCTTAAGTAATCGCCCGCATTTCTTTTCCCATCGTGGGCTACCAAAACATCCAATAGGCCTTTCTCAGGCCAGAGCACCGCCATCGTTTATTTGAGTTAGAACGATTGGGGTAGAGCTTGCTCTACATGTGTATGCCTCTTGCTCGGAGGGTCAATGTATTTTTTAAAACTGCAACTTTGTTTGCTGCTATGTTGCCTAAGCATCAATCAAAGTTTTGCTCAACAGCCATCAAAGGGGATGGATTTGAGGCAATTGTGGAGTGAGTTGAAACTCCATAATCCTCAACTTACCTCTTTGCGCGAGAATTACTTATCGGTTAAGGCAACGGTGCCGCAGATTGCTGCGCCCGCTAATCCTCAATTGGGGTTGGTATGGTCAGGAATGCCGCCCAATTCGCCGTTGGGACTTGGCGGTGCAAACGCGAATGATATTAGTAGTAACAATTCAATATCCATTGCTCAGCCTTTTCAATTTCCCGGTAAAAAAAGTCTCGCATCAGAAATTGCTAATACCTCGGCAGAATCACTTTTGGCTCAGAGTGAGGCCTCTTACCTGAGCCTTGGGGCGCAGTTATCAACCCTGTATTACAGTGCACTCTCGGCGCAGAAGCAATTGGAGGTCTCAAAAGAGGTGGTTGCACGATTTGAGTTGGTAAAGAATGTATCACGTGCTCGATATGCCAATAATTCAGCTGCCTACGTTGAGTTTTTAAATACTCAGGTCGCCCAGAGTGCGGCGATTGCGGATCAGTTCAATATAGAAAAACAACTTCAAACCGCCTATCGGAGCATTAATCAATTAATCGGTCGAGATCCACGTGAAAAAATTACTTTATCCGGAAATGTTCAGCAGGCGATTCGAATGGTACCAACCCTTATGGAGCTTGAGAACTATGCAGAAACTAGCCACCCTCTATTGCGAAGCTCCCAACTCGATGTAGATGCTGCCCGCAAAGGAGTCAGCCTTGCTCGAAAAGCCTATCTCCCAGATTTTCAAATTATTGGATCTTCTTACACCCCCCGGGGCCCATTTGCATCCAATAATGGAGCACTCTTTTATCAATTGGAATTCGATATCGTGATCCCTCTTTATTTCTTCATGAAGGAGAAATATGGAGTAGAGCAGGCAATTCGAAAACAAGCTTCGGTCGAAGCAAGCAATATTGCCAATCGACAGCAAATTATTTTGGGCGTTACCAATGCTTATACCGCCTATGAGCAAGCCAAAAATCGTATGCAGTTTATTCGTGACAGTCAGCTATCACAGGCCGATGCAGCTTACAAGGTTTCGCTTGCGCAGTACTCAAATAATGGTCAGGGATTCAATGACTTGCTAACTGCACAAAATCAATTACGACTTATTCAAAACCAACTGACAGTAGCGGAAAGTGATGTTTTACAAACTTACGCTGTACTGATGGTTGCTGCTGGACGTGAACCTTTTTAGGACATATTGTGAAACACCATTTCAATCCAAAACTGATTGCCTACCTAGAGTCATTGTTTAGTCAATTAGCCAATCAGATCGTTACCCTCCCTAATTATTACTGGAAGCTGTCGCCAGAAAAGCGTTATCGACTTCGGTTGGCTGCATTTGCATTTGCAATCTTGGTAATTGGATTTACCATCGGCCGTATTACGAATGTTAATCGTGAAGTTCGCATTGAGGCGCAGGAACGGCAGCTGATGGTTGATAAGACTGGAGCTATGTCGCTTCAGTTGCCTGGGGTTACTTTAAATCCAGAAATATACCGATTTGAGCGATTAAAGTTAGAAACGCTTCCACAAGAATTAAAAGTGCCCGGGCGCCTTACATTCAATGCCGAACAGGGGAAATTACTTAGTTCGAGAGTCACTGGTCGGGTTGAAAGAATCTATACCTTTGAGGGCTCTCCCGTAAAAGTTGGAAGTCCCGTGCTGGAGCTCTACAGCCCTGAATTTCAATCGGCTCAACAGGAGTATTTAATAACAAATCGAACAGTCAAGATATTGAGTGAAGGGACGACCCTGACCAACTTATTGGCTGATGCAAAGATTACTCTCGATGCAGCGACTAATCGACTGCGTAATCTTGGATTTGCTGATGCGGATATTCTGCAACTAGGCAAAACTGGTCAGGCCAATCCAAATCTAATCATGCGCTCGCCAATCTCGGGAATTGTGGTGAAGCGGCATATTGAGCCTGGTGCCAGCGTTGCGGTAGGTGAGCCCTTGGTATTTCTTGCGAACCCCAATGCACTATGGTTTGTAGGAAATGTTTTTGAGCAAGACGCGCGTTTGATTGAGCGGGGACAAAGCATCAAAATTTCCTTAGAGGCATTTCCAGACCGCGAAATTTTTGCCAAAGTAAATTATGTGGCGCCAACTATTGATTCGCAAACGCGCGGGTTGCTAATACGAGCAGATATTACCAATCCTGATGGATTTTTACGTCCCGATATGTTTGCTAATGCTAGGTTACAAATTGGATTAGCGCAAGCTATCGCTGTTCCACAGGCAGCAATTGTGCGAGATAAAGATATCCGTTATGCCTTTATTCGTACCTCTTCAGAAAGTTATCGACGAGTGATTGTTAAAGGGTATGACCTTGATGGTCGACGTTTTGCAATTACTGAAGGGGTGAGCCCAAATGATGAAATACTCACTCAGGGTGCCGTTTTGCTTAATGAACGATTTAGTAAGCAGGACTAATAATGAGCTTAATCACTTCATTAGTCCGGGGCGTTATTCATAAACGGGGCATTGTTTTAGCTTGTTGCGCTGTGTTGCTCATTCTGGGGGTATTGGCACTCCGATCGCTCCCAATCCAACCTTACCCTGGGGTTGCTCCTTTGACGATACAGGCTATTTCCCAATGGCCGGGTCGCGGAACAACCGAGGTCGAGCAGCAAATCACAATTCCTGTTGAGAATGCGCTTGCTGGTATTCCTGGTGTGCAAACATTTCGGTCAGTGTCCTTATTTGGCCTGTCCGTTGTGACCCTGAAATTTGATAATCGAAGCGATGCATTTAAAGCAAGACAAATTTTTACTGCAAACCTTTCTAAGGTTGAGTTTCCTCCTGGCGTGATTTCAACCATAAGTCCCGACTCCGATGCGACGGGTGAGATCATGCGCTATCAAGTAACTTCCAATCATGCCGACTCACAACAATTAAAAACACTTCAGAACTATGAAATTTACAAAGAGTTAAAGCAAACACCTGGGGTTGCTGAGGTATCTTCGTTCGGTGGCAAAGTTCGTCAATATCAGGTGATCATCCGCCCCGAGGCTCTGCAGGCAAAAAATATAACGCTAACTCAGCTGATTGATGCTCTTTCGGCCTCAAATATTAATACTGGTGGCGGTTTATTTCCAAGTGGTGAGCAACAATTTGTTGTGCGAGGCGTTGGACTGCTCAAAAACGTAAACGATATTAAGCAAGTTGTAGTAACCAATAACAATGGCATCCCCATTCGCATCGGAGATATTGCTGAAGTCAAAATAGGACATGCTCCGCGATTGGGTATGTTTCAGTTTAATGATCAGCCCGATGAGGTTGAGGGCATTATCTATTTACGTCGAGGGGAAAAGGCAACCGAAGTGCTGGCTCGTGTTCGGGAGCGTATTCACAACTTAAATACGAATGTCCTGCCGCCAGGGATTGAGATTAAGCCATTTTATGATCGTCAAAATTTATTGGATATTACAGTTGGTACCGTAAAACACACATTATTTTTTGGCATCTCACTAGTGCTGGTGGTTTTATATGTTTTCTTAGGTAATTTGCGCGCTGCCGCAGTTGTTGCAGCGATTATTCCCCTGGCATTATGTTTTTCATTTATCCAGATGGATTTATTTTCAGTCCCTGCCAATTTGATTTCGTTGGGGGCAATTGATTTCGGAATCATTGTAGACGCCGCGGTGATTGTGACCGAAAACGTCATGCGGCATCTGGAGGATGGCAAAAAGCGTCTAAACCAAAGCATCGTGCTGGCTGTCAGCGAGGTTCAGCGAGCGATGATTTATTCGGTTTGCATCATCATTGTGGCCTACTCTCCATTATTTTTAATGGGTGGGGTAGAGGGCATTATTTTTAAACCAATGGCATTTACCATGGGTTTTGCATTAATTGCAGCCATGATTCTCAGCTTAACGTTTCTACCGGCAATCATGTCATTGATCTTTGGAGAAAACTTCCATCATCGGCCACCAAAATTCATTACCTCCATTCTGATTTGGTACAAGCCATTACTGCGTGGTTGGATGGATAAGCCGCGTACCATTGCCGCAGCCTCTGTTTTTATTTTGGGCCTAACGCTATTGAGTGCCACCCGACTAGGAACTGCCTTTCTACCGACACTTGAAGAAAATAATATTTGGCTTCGCGTGACCCTACCTAATACGGTTGACTTGGATTACTCGGTCAAAATTGCCAATCAACTGCGGGAGTTGTTTCGAAAACAGCCAGAGATTCAAAATGTAGCAGTTCAAATTGGTCGCCCAGATGATGGGACGGATCCTACCGGGGTCTTTAACCAAGAGTATGGGTTATATCTTAAGCCGCCAGATCAGATGCCAAAGGGCAGTAGTAAGAAATTATTGATTAATCATCTAGAGGATGAGCTCAACACAATTCCGGGAATTACGTACAGCTTCTCGCAGTACATTCAAGATAATGTGAATGAAGCTATTTCAGGTGTGAAGGGTGAGAATTCCATCAAAATTTATGGCCCTGATCTAGAGATATTGGATCAGAAGGCGAATGAGGTTCTTAAGGTCCTTCGGCAAGTCAAGGGTGTTACGGATGAGGGAATATTAAAAGAGCTCGGTCAACCTACTCTAAATATTGAAATTGATCGAGAGCGTGCCGCACGTTATAACATTGAGATGGATGAAATCCAAGTCGTGGTATCCAATGCGATTGGAGGAACTCCTATCACGCAGTTATTAGAAGACGAAAAGAGCTTTGGTATAGCGATTCGTTTAAATGAGAATAATCGTAACGATACAACCGACATTGCCAGTTTGCTAATTGATACACCCAGTGGCGCGCGAATACCGTTATCAATGGTTGCCAATGTCAAGATAGGTGATGGCCCATTCTTTATTTATCGTGAATCTGGCAAGCGCTATATTGCGATTAAATTTAGTGTTCGAGATCGAGACCTTGGAAGTACTGTCGAGGATGCGAAATACTTAGTTGGCAAATCGATCTCCCTTCCCCCTAATTACTCCATTTCGTGGGATGGTCAGTTCAATCAGATGAAAGAGGCACAAAAACGCCTAATGTTTATTGTGCCACTTGCATTATTGGCTATCTTGCTATTGTTAATTAGTGTCTTTGGCAATTTAAGAGATGCATTAATTGTATTGATCAACGTTCCATTTGCCGCAATCGGAGGGATTGTTGCTTTGCACTTAGCTGGTGAGACATTAAGCATTTCTGCGCTTTTTGGATTCTTGTCATTATTTGGTATCGCGATTTTGGATGGCGTTATTTTGATCTCGTTTATTAACAAAGTACAAATTGAAAACCTGTCTGACATGAAAAATGCCATGGTCGAAGGTGCTAGCTTAAGGGTCCGCCCTGTTTTAATGACAGCGCTACTATCAGGCCTGGGCCTATTGCCCGCCGCGCTCTCTCAATCAATTGGCTCGGAAGCGCAGCGACCCTTGGCTCTCGTGATTGTGGGAGGAATGGTGACTGCCGCCACCTTAACTCTCTTTGTTCTTCCAGTGCTGTATGCATGGGTTCGATCAAGATCATTCGCCAAGAACTATACTGTCTAAAATAATTCAAAAAAGTTATGTAGGTGAATAAAGAGACGGATATCTTAATCATTGGCGATGGTTTCTCAGCCGCTGTCGCCTTGATTCATCTGCTGCGTCAAGGGATCGATGCGCAGTCAATTACGATTCTTGGTAAGCATTCTCCCGGACGGGGTAATGCATATGGGTGCACAAGCCCAGCATTTCGGTTAAATGTCCGTGAAGATCTTCCAATTATCTTCTCCGAAGACCCGCTGCATTTTGCCAGGTGGGCAAATGAGCATATTAAGGATCCCCAAGCTAAAACAA encodes:
- a CDS encoding TolC family protein; the protein is MDLRQLWSELKLHNPQLTSLRENYLSVKATVPQIAAPANPQLGLVWSGMPPNSPLGLGGANANDISSNNSISIAQPFQFPGKKSLASEIANTSAESLLAQSEASYLSLGAQLSTLYYSALSAQKQLEVSKEVVARFELVKNVSRARYANNSAAYVEFLNTQVAQSAAIADQFNIEKQLQTAYRSINQLIGRDPREKITLSGNVQQAIRMVPTLMELENYAETSHPLLRSSQLDVDAARKGVSLARKAYLPDFQIIGSSYTPRGPFASNNGALFYQLEFDIVIPLYFFMKEKYGVEQAIRKQASVEASNIANRQQIILGVTNAYTAYEQAKNRMQFIRDSQLSQADAAYKVSLAQYSNNGQGFNDLLTAQNQLRLIQNQLTVAESDVLQTYAVLMVAAGREPF
- a CDS encoding HU family DNA-binding protein, whose amino-acid sequence is MNKAELVEKIADDAELSKASAERALNSAIENIIKAVTKGDSVQLVGFGTFSQGKRSARTGRNPKTGEAIKIAASKTAKFSAGKAFKDAVNKRK
- a CDS encoding DMT family transporter → MKNETKGMLIGFIGIFIFSLTLPVTKITVETLNPYFLCFARALLAGILAGGYLIYTKAPIPDTKQIRQFAIVALGVVFIFPLFINIAMTTGEASHAGVILGIMPLATVVAGVLLFQERPSLGFWASALTGCFLVCTYAYLNSEGGFRYTDLLLLIACAANGIAYAIGGNLSRTMNAKQVISWTLVLSLPINLIGSVFTFQESYLVASASIWISFLYLGIFSMFIGFFFWYGGMAIGGISRVSQVQLLQPFCTLLASAILVSEPITWMNILFAGLVITTVMIGRKMLVRRGPAV
- a CDS encoding efflux RND transporter permease subunit; this translates as MSLITSLVRGVIHKRGIVLACCAVLLILGVLALRSLPIQPYPGVAPLTIQAISQWPGRGTTEVEQQITIPVENALAGIPGVQTFRSVSLFGLSVVTLKFDNRSDAFKARQIFTANLSKVEFPPGVISTISPDSDATGEIMRYQVTSNHADSQQLKTLQNYEIYKELKQTPGVAEVSSFGGKVRQYQVIIRPEALQAKNITLTQLIDALSASNINTGGGLFPSGEQQFVVRGVGLLKNVNDIKQVVVTNNNGIPIRIGDIAEVKIGHAPRLGMFQFNDQPDEVEGIIYLRRGEKATEVLARVRERIHNLNTNVLPPGIEIKPFYDRQNLLDITVGTVKHTLFFGISLVLVVLYVFLGNLRAAAVVAAIIPLALCFSFIQMDLFSVPANLISLGAIDFGIIVDAAVIVTENVMRHLEDGKKRLNQSIVLAVSEVQRAMIYSVCIIIVAYSPLFLMGGVEGIIFKPMAFTMGFALIAAMILSLTFLPAIMSLIFGENFHHRPPKFITSILIWYKPLLRGWMDKPRTIAAASVFILGLTLLSATRLGTAFLPTLEENNIWLRVTLPNTVDLDYSVKIANQLRELFRKQPEIQNVAVQIGRPDDGTDPTGVFNQEYGLYLKPPDQMPKGSSKKLLINHLEDELNTIPGITYSFSQYIQDNVNEAISGVKGENSIKIYGPDLEILDQKANEVLKVLRQVKGVTDEGILKELGQPTLNIEIDRERAARYNIEMDEIQVVVSNAIGGTPITQLLEDEKSFGIAIRLNENNRNDTTDIASLLIDTPSGARIPLSMVANVKIGDGPFFIYRESGKRYIAIKFSVRDRDLGSTVEDAKYLVGKSISLPPNYSISWDGQFNQMKEAQKRLMFIVPLALLAILLLLISVFGNLRDALIVLINVPFAAIGGIVALHLAGETLSISALFGFLSLFGIAILDGVILISFINKVQIENLSDMKNAMVEGASLRVRPVLMTALLSGLGLLPAALSQSIGSEAQRPLALVIVGGMVTAATLTLFVLPVLYAWVRSRSFAKNYTV
- a CDS encoding efflux RND transporter periplasmic adaptor subunit, which codes for MKHHFNPKLIAYLESLFSQLANQIVTLPNYYWKLSPEKRYRLRLAAFAFAILVIGFTIGRITNVNREVRIEAQERQLMVDKTGAMSLQLPGVTLNPEIYRFERLKLETLPQELKVPGRLTFNAEQGKLLSSRVTGRVERIYTFEGSPVKVGSPVLELYSPEFQSAQQEYLITNRTVKILSEGTTLTNLLADAKITLDAATNRLRNLGFADADILQLGKTGQANPNLIMRSPISGIVVKRHIEPGASVAVGEPLVFLANPNALWFVGNVFEQDARLIERGQSIKISLEAFPDREIFAKVNYVAPTIDSQTRGLLIRADITNPDGFLRPDMFANARLQIGLAQAIAVPQAAIVRDKDIRYAFIRTSSESYRRVIVKGYDLDGRRFAITEGVSPNDEILTQGAVLLNERFSKQD